The DNA region GTCCTGGCTCCCAGGTCCTTAAGGAAGACCATTCTAGGTTGAAAAGTCAGCCAGGGGCCAGAAAAGATTCACCTCCATTTCaaagggagcagagaaagaaattgaaatgacAAGTTTTCTTAAGCAAGTACTTGTCTtgattcattttctgttgctatccCTGAACACCACATACTAGCTAATTTATACATAATAgagttttatttagctcatggttctggaggttgggaggTTTCCCAAGAACAGGCAccggcatctggtgagggccttcttgctgcatcgtAAGAGGCCGAggtgggggctgggtttgtggttcagtggtagagcacttgcctagcatgtgtgaggcactgggttcgattctcagcaccacatagaaataaatgaataaaataaaggtccaaggGCATCACATGGTGGAACAGAGCAGGTGCACTAGCTCAGGTCTCTTATTATGAAGTCACTAATGCCGTCACGTGTTCTCTACCCTGAAGACCTCATATTATCCCAATTACCTCTGATAGACCCCACCTTCAAATTCCATTCACACATGACTCTGTGGATTAGGTTTCCATCCAGCACATGAACCTCTCGGGGACACATTCAGACACAGCAGTGCTCTACGCAACTGGAGGCCCTGAGTCAGGAAGACCTGTCTAAAATTTAGTCAAACCAAGAGGACTCAGACCATCTTGGTTGCTGCCATCATGTTGACTTGATATCCCATCCATCTGTGGGTCCATGATCCTCGGACTCTGCACATGCCCAGTGCCCACCTGACCCACCTGGCACATGTGGATGTGTCTGACCCAGGCAGCAGCATCTCCAGGCAGCAGGAAGTGAGACAGGTCAGAAGACCGAGCTCAAGGTCTCTGTCCCCAACTCCAGCAGCCTACTGGGGCATCCATGTAGACACCCTCACCTGTTTAATGTCGGAGTGTCCAcatgattctgtgtgtgtgtgtcctccaGTGCCAGCGTATTCCTCTCCCtggtgtttttatattttttaatttcattttttgctttttggtattAAGAACTGAATCCAAGGGGacttcaccactgagcaacatcctcagcccttttaattttttttattttgagatagtgtctaaTTGCCCAGACTGATATTGagttcgtgatcctcctgcctctgcctcctgagtttctgggattccAGGCGCGCACCGCCGCACCTGGCTACTTCACTTGTTGTTTATGCAAAATTACACACATGatctgggggtggagctcagggaTGGAGTGCATGAGGCCCCAGGCTCCATCCCTACCACCACAAAATACCATATTAATAGTAACTTCACACGGTTGTCCACCCACACAGAAGCAAACTCTAAAATAACATGATAAAATCAGTGATGGAGGAGCCACAGATTCGTACAAGTGGGGATTATCGAAAGCCTCAATCACAGCTTTGTTGGGACAGAACCAGAAGGAACAGTGACACAAACCACCCACTGCTCTTAGCTCTGTCTGCATCGTCCCtgggagaaaagacagcatcAGAGCCGGCAGAAAGCTCACTTAGTTTGTCAGCCCACCCCTCAGCTCCTTATCCACAGACTTCCTCGGACAGCGCCGTCTGCTTTCTCAGATCTTCACCCATGCTAGGATTTGTGCTAGCAAAGCAAGCCCTGTTTCATGCATTTAATAAACTCTCATTAAACACCCTCTGTGGTCATGTACCGTCCATCAGGTATCCCTCTTTCCCtctgagtttgtctctgtgtctacaTTTACATCTGTCCACatctggttgtgtgtgtgtgtgtgtgtgtgtgtgtgtgtgtgtgtttagtctggggcctggacccctgggtctgattGAATTCACAATCCAGCTGGGCagggtggcgcacacctgtaatcccagcatctccagaggctaagacaggaggatggtaagttcaaagccagcctcagcaacggtgaggcactaagcaactcagtgagaccctgtctctaaataaaatacaaaatagggctggggatggggctcagtggttgagtgcccccaagttcaatccctggtactccccaccCAAAAAAGAGAGTagttgaactctcgatcctcctgcttcagcctcctgagccactggaattacaggcatgtgccactgcacctgactcttatctgtcttctttctctcttgtgcCTCTTTGTGGactgattgattaattgattgattcatccattcatttattctgcAATATCACAGCCATCCCTGGAGGCCCCTGAGGAGGTCATAGCCTGGTGCAGGAGACAGACACCAGCCCAGCCTAGTTTGATCGGGGCTGGGAGAGAGGGTGGTGTTGGAGGCCGAGGAGAGACTGTTGAGCCAGGAGGTGAGGGTCAGAGATGGCCCCAGGGAGGGGATGATGTGTGTGTATCTCTAAATCTGGAGACGTGGCCCCAGGATTGAGAGCTATGTGTGTCTGAGTGCGCAGGAAGCGTGTGCTGGGgtaggggaagagaagaaaaagcaagaggCTATTCTCAGACTAGGATAGAgtatggggaggaggggaggaagagaccacaaacCCCACCACTGTGCCCCACAAATTAAGTTTTGCAGGTCCCTAGCTCCTTCCTTGGGACAGGAATCCAGGAATCCCTCTTCCTTTGGCACCCAGGACTCATCCTGGCCAGGTCATGATTACCTAGGAGATCAGCCCACATAagggagggtggggtggaggaatTCTGGCCAGGCTGGGCAGCCAGGATGCCTGGGCTCATTAAGAAGAACCAGCCAGACAGCAAACCAAGCAGCAGGAGTTGTCCTGGGTGTCTCGGCGAAGATCCACACTCCGGCAATGGGGGTCCCCAGGGCCTTTCTGCTCTGCCTCTTTGGGACTGTGCTCTGTTGGACAGGTACTTCAACCTTGGAGCCGGATATAAGAAGGGTTTGGGGGTCTGTACTGCTGCTTCAGAGGGAGGAGGGCTGCAGCCCAGACCCTTGGGTCTGAGGAAGGGGGATtagggcctggaccctgggtctgagggaggagggctggggctggactcCTGGGTCTAAGGCGGGGAAGAGGCTGGAGGCTATGTtcacttcatttctctctcttcctctctcttcttccccttctcagTCATTTTCTCCAGTAACTATCTTCTCCATGACTCCAgccttccctctccctgcccagccccacaTTCAAGGGTATTTCTGGGGAGTCACCAGTGCCCTTTTCCAAACTCTCAGGGACCTTGGCCTCATCTTCAGGTTTCCTCTTCCCCTAACTGGTCTAGGACGGGGACATGTCATTTCAGAATGGCAATGGCTACAAAGAGAAAGTCAGAGAGGCAGCGGGAGGCTATTCCTTTCACACGTGTATCTGTGCATCCCTGGAGAGAGTGTGGGCTCTGTGTGTTGTCAGTGTGTCCTTGGGGTCTCTGTGCttgtgtgtgtttctctgtgCCAGATTTTGATGTCTgcgtattttaaaaaatgcttttgagGCTCTGTTTATCTctgaacttcattttctttgtataagAGAGATGTGTATAATTAGGTATAACTGTGTCTCTGTGCATCTCTGATTTGTGGGTCTGTCTTTctccatatacacacacaaatgattttaaactgtatatatttatggtatcATTTTCAATAATCTCTAACTTTGCCTAATTGTGGTGTCttgttttatttgcatatatgtgATTCTTGGGTCTGTAGTTCTCTGTCCCTTGGTATGATTTCCTGCACTTCTGAATCCCTCAAAACAATGTATACAAAATCATACTCCCAAGCCTGAGGTTCTGCGCCTTGGGCTGGAGTGTTTGTAATGGGCGTCCAGATGAACACTGGTTTTGTGTGAGACTGTAGAACCCTGCATGGGTTCGTTCAGGCTATTCCATCTGTGTTTATGAGATGTGCATGGACCTGTGTCAAATTCAGTTTGCCTTACCTCAGTGTTTAGTGTTCTGTGCGTGTGTTACTGGGCTGGCTGTGTGTGAGATTATCACACCAAACTGCACCTCACTGGACTTCAACTGGGGCACCTGTTTCCCGTCGGAAGTCTTTTAGTGCTACTGTATCTAATGTGCTTACTTGGGGAGGGATGGACAGAGGCAATGAATCACTTCCTCCTCCCTTATCTAAGTCTTAGAGGGCTTCCTGGATGAGGGTGGAGACCTGGAACAATTTGGAGGAAAAACTGCAGAGAGGCCATTGCTCTGCGGTGACACAGACCCAACCATGACTGGCTGCAATAACAGACCCTGTTCTCTCAGGGCATCAAGGCCCAGCTTCCTTCTGGGCGGAGGGGCCTGGCCCTGTGTGGTCCCTGAGTCCCTAGGAAAggctcctgccctggccctgctgaTCCCGCCCCTTCGCCCCTCCTAGGTTCCAGAGCCCTGCAGTGCTACAGCTTTGAGCACACCTACACGGGGCCCTTTGACCTCAGTGACATGAAGTTCCCCAGTATCTCCTGTCCCCACGGATGCTCTGAGGTTGTCCTGTCCCTGGACACTGGTGAGGGCCTCCCAGAGGCTAGAAAAGGAGAAGGGCGtgcagaagaagaaaggaagaggggagaggaacGGGAATGAGAAAttagaggggagggaaggagtgaggaaagaggaaaggaggggaaatTGCTAGCGAGGCAGCCAAGGATAGGGACaggtggagagaggagaggagagagaaaagagtggGGCacaagagagagatggggagggagaagaCAACGGAGAAGGTGGGAAAAGGAggtgggaaaggagggagaggagagggaaccTTTAGgtggagaagaggggaaggagggagggaggagcaggggagaaGAGCCTGGcggaggtgggggagaggagaaggaggagagttGAACTCAAGGCCCCTCCTCCTCGCGTCCCCAGGGTATCGCGCACCGGTCACCCTGATAAAGAAGGGCTGCTGGACGGGACCCACGGCCGGCTCCATGCAGTCCAACCAAGACGCGCTGCCGCCGGACTTCTCGGTGGTGCGAGGCTGCGTGGGAGACTTTTGCAACAACCACCTCGTGACCCATGACGTCATCCCCAACCTGAGTCAAGGTGGGAagcagggcggggcggggcggggcggggcggtcAGAGGCCGGGTGGGGCGTGGCCTCCGCTGAGCACCCGCGGCGGTCGCGCCCCTTCGCCAGCCTGCCCTGTGGGCTCGGCGGGCACCCCGGTGCAGTGCGCAGCCGCGGTACGGTACCTGGGAACGACTGCCTGGATGCGCGTCTACTTTCTCTTGTTAGCACCTGACCCACCGAGGCTCAGCGGCACCGAGTGCTACGCCTGCGTGGGCACCCACCCCGAGGATTGCTCTCCTGACAAGTCCCGACGGGTCCAGTGTCACCAGGACCAGAGCGTCTGTTTCCAGGGCAATGGCCGAATGACCACCGGTGAGGGGCTGGAAGGGGGCATGGGCCTGGGCCAGGGGTGGAGGCCAGGCGGTTCTCAGGGCAGAGGCACAAGACAGGCCTGACAGGGAGACAGCCccagtctgagggaggaggcgtGGCCCTGGCCGAAGGAGAAAGCACTGAAGTCGTGGCACTGGCCATGGCCTCTAGGGTGGAGGCTCAGGTGCAACTGCCTCTCTGGTTCTGATCCCTCCCCACTGCCCACCCCAGGCAATTTCTCAGTCCCTGTGTACATCAGAACCTGCCACCGGCCCTCCTGCACCACCATGGGCACCACCAGCCCCTGGACAGCCATTGACCTCCAGGGCGCCTGCTGTGAAGGGCATCTCTGCAACAGGGACTCCGTGACCCAGGCCTTCAACACCCCTACAGCTGCTGCTCCCCCCCGGGTGCCCCACATCATGACCCTGGCCCTCCTAGCCCCTCTTCTGGTCAGTTCTCTGGGAGGACCCCTCTGGCTCTCCATATAGTTCCTCTGCCCCCGGGGATGTTGGGCAGGGTACACACACCTCCTTCTCCTCACTGCTTCAGCCCCGGCTGGAAAATGATGTCAAAACAAGAGCAGCACCCCTGTCCCTCTGGCCATGACCatccacctccctctccctcctgcttGCCTACCACCACCCTGCCCAGGGCTGGTTAGCCAGCCTGGAAGAAACTGGACCCAGTCACCAGCACCCCAAGAAACAGTCACACCCTGCCCCACCAAGGAGCAATTCTGACAATAGCCATTACTACAGGAACCTGTGACAGTTTCCCAGGCTCTTCCTCTAGAACCCAGTCACAGGGCTAGGAAGGATCCATGATGCTGTCTCTGTTAATAGCATCAGCAGACCCACACAGTGGCTCATGGGagtacctgaaatcccagctactctggaggctgaggcaggaagatcacaagttcttgatcagcctcatcaatttagcaaaatcttgtctcaaataaaaatttaaaagggtcagggatgtagctcagagctaaagtgtccctgggttcaatccccagtactgaaaattaaattaaattaaatggctGGGCATAatggcgcaagcctgtaatcccagcaggtcaggaagatgaggcaggaggattgcaagttcaaagccagcctcagcaacttagcaaggccctaagcaacttagtgagaccctgacttaaaatttaaaaaataaataaataaaataaaaagggctggggatgtggctcagtagttaagcagccctgggttcaatccctggtaccaaaaaaattataataaaattaattaattaaattaaaaaaaaaaaactttgttggCAGAGTTTGCAAAACTAAcatatgaaattagaaatctgAACAGTGATTATCCACAGGGATTAGTGACTAGAAGAGGGAATACAGAGGTTCCTGGGGACTCAGTCATTGTATTACTTGATCTGAGAATTTATTGAGCTGTCTGCTTATGATTTGAGCTCTTTCTATAAGTACATTGTTTTCCATAAAAGGTTTAAgagatttaaaaagttttcttgggtgactggggacttggctcagtggtaaagtgcttgcctaatatgcgtgtggccctgggttcaatccccagcatcaccaaaaagatagatagatagatagatagatagatagatagatagtagatagataggtagatagaaaGCTTTTTGGTGCAGAAAAGGCAAATGAAGaaagaggcaaagagaaaaacaaaaagcctttcttaaaaattatgtatttaattaCAACTAAAGGAGCAAAGGGGTAAAGACTTCCAATAGTCAGTCATCTTCTCACATGAACTCTTAAATTTTAGGAAACacattaaagaaaagaattggCAGGTCATGGTgctgcaggcctataatcccagctactcgggagactgatacaggaggatggcaagtttaaagccagcctcagcaatttaacaaggccctaagtaattcagcaagaccctgcctcaaaataaaatataaaagggggctgggggtgtggctcagtggtgaagcaactctgggttcaatccccggtactaaaaaaaaaaaaaaagaattgactaGCAGATGCAGTGGTacccaggagtctgaggcaggaagactgcaattttgttgtttgtttgt from Urocitellus parryii isolate mUroPar1 chromosome 15, mUroPar1.hap1, whole genome shotgun sequence includes:
- the Lypd5 gene encoding ly6/PLAUR domain-containing protein 5, whose protein sequence is MGVPRAFLLCLFGTVLCWTGSRALQCYSFEHTYTGPFDLSDMKFPSISCPHGCSEVVLSLDTGYRAPVTLIKKGCWTGPTAGSMQSNQDALPPDFSVVRGCVGDFCNNHLVTHDVIPNLSQAPDPPRLSGTECYACVGTHPEDCSPDKSRRVQCHQDQSVCFQGNGRMTTGNFSVPVYIRTCHRPSCTTMGTTSPWTAIDLQGACCEGHLCNRDSVTQAFNTPTAAAPPRVPHIMTLALLAPLLVSSLGGPLWLSI